A window from Streptomyces subrutilus encodes these proteins:
- a CDS encoding GNAT family N-acetyltransferase — protein MTIERDALTDIRDRYDALVRREARPDSAEARVERAGGVVRHVMPGAGWNGIIWSDLDEETADAEIAAQVAFFTERGASEFEWKLYGHDRPADLGERLRAAGLVPDAAETLMVARTDDLARLSVEPPDGITVRPVTDEAGLDLMMAVHDRAFEADRPTHLREQVLAMLREEPDSIAAVVAMAGDTPVCAARVEMRPGTEFAGLWGGGTDPRWRGRGVYRHLVSHRARLAAARSVPYLQVDASDESRPILERLGFEVLGVTVPYMWRG, from the coding sequence ATGACGATCGAACGTGACGCATTGACGGACATCCGGGACCGCTACGACGCCCTGGTGCGCAGGGAGGCACGGCCCGACAGCGCCGAGGCCCGGGTGGAACGGGCGGGCGGGGTCGTCCGGCACGTCATGCCGGGGGCCGGGTGGAACGGGATCATCTGGTCGGACCTCGACGAGGAGACGGCGGACGCGGAGATCGCGGCGCAGGTGGCGTTCTTCACCGAACGCGGGGCGTCGGAGTTCGAGTGGAAGCTCTACGGCCACGACCGGCCGGCGGACCTGGGCGAGCGGCTGCGGGCGGCCGGGCTGGTACCGGACGCGGCCGAGACCCTGATGGTGGCGCGGACGGACGACCTCGCCCGGCTGTCGGTCGAGCCGCCGGACGGCATCACCGTGCGGCCGGTGACGGACGAGGCGGGCCTGGACCTGATGATGGCGGTCCACGACCGCGCCTTCGAGGCCGACCGCCCGACGCACCTGCGGGAGCAGGTGCTCGCCATGCTCCGCGAGGAGCCCGACTCCATCGCCGCCGTGGTCGCCATGGCGGGCGACACCCCGGTGTGCGCGGCCCGCGTCGAGATGCGCCCGGGCACCGAGTTCGCGGGCCTCTGGGGCGGCGGCACGGACCCCCGGTGGCGCGGCCGCGGCGTCTACCGCCACCTGGTGTCCCACCGCGCGCGCCTGGCGGCGGCCCGCAGCGTCCCGTACCTCCAAGTGGATGCCTCGGACGAAAGCCGTCCCATCCTGGAGCGCCTGGGCTTCGAAGTCCTGGGCGTGACGGTGCCGTACATGTGGAGGGGGTAG
- a CDS encoding signal peptidase I codes for MNADSTIYTGKATPDAAADRGWLLGHFKDPADPRHSRDVEIKWGVHPRGDERERWATAERRTALLVLISGRFRLDFPERSVVLAEQGDYVLWGRGVDHSWYAEEDAVVLTVRWPSVPGYRADEPSGHGAAGTAGHPRP; via the coding sequence GTGAACGCCGACTCCACCATCTACACCGGCAAGGCCACCCCCGACGCGGCCGCCGACCGCGGCTGGCTGCTGGGCCACTTCAAGGACCCGGCGGACCCCCGGCACAGCCGGGACGTGGAGATCAAGTGGGGCGTGCACCCGCGGGGGGACGAGCGGGAGCGGTGGGCGACCGCCGAGCGGCGCACCGCGCTGCTGGTGCTGATCAGCGGCCGCTTCCGGCTGGACTTCCCGGAACGCAGCGTCGTCCTCGCCGAGCAGGGCGACTACGTGCTCTGGGGCCGCGGGGTCGACCACTCCTGGTACGCGGAGGAGGACGCGGTGGTCCTCACCGTCAGGTGGCCCTCGGTCCCGGGCTACCGGGCCGACGAGCCCTCGGGGCACGGGGCCGCCGGGACGGCCGGCCACCCGAGGCCGTGA